One genomic window of Cololabis saira isolate AMF1-May2022 chromosome 3, fColSai1.1, whole genome shotgun sequence includes the following:
- the gpatch4 gene encoding G patch domain-containing protein 4 → MAEAEKSRGLKFAERQLRRHGWEHGKGLGRAENGIVDAIKVKVKCDKGGVGHKEGEQFTFHWWDHVFNKASSSLQVESDQDGITLKKTADEDEDEGMISNKKPRKAALAKAKLYGCFVKSSTLLSGQEQPEPKPDSGADDASSSSSSSSDEEEEDRRLDLSSTTQLSDAELMKVCGGRTAHKGARHGLTMSAKLARLEQQDAEFMAKYGGKSRPAATSPAVAASSGAELTEAPGGKRKKQKRSTESAELDGGDRPESPETQPQKKKKKKKQKAAEFRTSPAEETPEEAENPDAEVQKKKKKKKKRPEPAEEESRKSSQTTPEDGEVTAATERRKRKKSKKDKVMMDEDASEEAPPPPEKKKKKKKKCKD, encoded by the exons ATGGCGGAAGCGGAGAAGAGCCGCGGCCTGAAGTTCGCGGAGCGGCAGCTCCGGCGCCACGGCTGGGAACACG GTAAAGGCCTGGGCCGGGCGGAGAACGGCATCGTGGACGCCATCAAGGTCAAAGTGAAGTGTGACAAAGGAGGG GTCGGCCATAAGGAGGGGGAGCAGTTCACCTTCCACTGGTGGGACCACGTCTTCAACAAGGCCTCGTCCAGCCTGCAGGTGGAGTCGGACCAG GATGGAATCACGTTGAAGAAGACGGCTGACGAAGATGAAGACGAGGGGATGATCTCCAACAAGAAGCCGCGGAAAGCCGCGCTGGCTAAAGCCAAGCTTTACGGCTGCTTCGTGAAG TCATCGACGCTGCTGTCGGGTCAGGAGCAGCCGGAACCCAAGCCCGACTCCGGCGCCGACgacgccagcagcagcagcagcagcagctcggatgaagaggaggaggaccgGAGACTGGACCTGTCCAGCACCACCCA GCTTTCTGATGCCGAGCTGATGAAGGTTTGCGGAGGACGAACGGCGCACAA GGGCGCCCGCCACGGCCTCACCATGAGCGCCAAGCTGGCCCGGCTGGAGCAGCAGGACGCCGAGTTCATGGCCAAGTACGGCGGGAAGAGCCGGCCGGCGGCCACTTCCCCGGCGGTGGCGGCGAGCTCGGGGGCGGAGCTAACGGAGGCCCCCGGcgggaaaaggaaaaaacagaagaGATCCACCGAGAGTGCCGAGTTAGACGGCGGCGATCGGCCGGAAAGTCCCGAAACGcaaccacagaagaagaagaagaaaaagaagcagaaaGCCGCCGAATTTCGAACTTCACCTGCAGAAGAAACTCCAGAGGAGGCAGAGAACCCCGACGCCGAAgtccagaagaaaaagaagaagaagaagaaacggcCTGAACCTGCCGAGGAGGAATCCAGGAAGTCATCTCAGACAACGCCAGAGGACGGGGAGGTTACCGCGGCAACAGAGAGGCGGAAAAGGAAGAAGTCTAAAAAGGACAAGGTGATGATGGACGAGGACGCTAGCGAGgaggctcctcctcctccagagaagaagaagaagaagaaaaagaagtgcAAAGACTGA